One part of the Dehalococcoidia bacterium genome encodes these proteins:
- a CDS encoding membrane dipeptidase, with translation MRVPLDAAGEARCQRLMADLLLIDLHQHPVVLPDAPARFTEYLRGASYRWGFEAVRAGGWSTVATANAFRAAARSGDMSFVDFDDLVDELAEMLGDVRASAGVGVVCSADAIEAARANGTIGFLPTLEHLGIGHDLRRLDLLYTMGVRLAGLTYAKRNLLGDGLLERSDAGLSELGVAAIERMNDLGIAVDLSHAGHTTALEAIACSRAPVIFSHNASYTLRPTRRTRTDEELTLCAAKGGLIAITAVPNSLRDDPAQDIGCVLDHYDYMVRLVGVEHVGIGTDTLIGDHVGYHRVMMGRSGPDAFPTPYLNGLESPADGSNIVRGLIARGYDDAQVRAIAGGNALSYFRRVWK, from the coding sequence ATGCGCGTGCCGCTGGACGCCGCGGGCGAGGCGCGCTGCCAGCGGCTGATGGCCGATCTGCTGCTGATCGATCTGCATCAGCACCCCGTCGTGCTGCCCGACGCCCCGGCCCGGTTCACCGAGTACCTGCGCGGCGCCAGCTACCGCTGGGGCTTCGAGGCCGTGCGCGCGGGCGGCTGGAGCACGGTGGCCACGGCCAACGCCTTCCGCGCCGCCGCACGCTCCGGCGACATGTCCTTCGTTGACTTCGACGATCTCGTCGACGAGCTGGCGGAGATGCTCGGCGACGTCCGGGCCAGCGCGGGCGTCGGGGTCGTCTGCAGCGCGGACGCGATCGAGGCGGCGCGGGCCAACGGCACGATCGGCTTCCTGCCGACGCTGGAGCACCTCGGCATCGGCCACGATCTGCGCCGGCTGGACCTGCTCTACACCATGGGCGTGCGCCTCGCCGGCCTTACCTACGCCAAGCGCAACCTGCTGGGCGACGGGCTGCTGGAGCGCAGTGACGCCGGACTCAGCGAGCTCGGTGTCGCCGCGATCGAGCGCATGAACGACCTCGGCATCGCCGTGGACCTCTCGCACGCGGGCCACACGACGGCGCTGGAGGCGATCGCCTGCTCGCGTGCGCCGGTGATCTTCAGTCACAACGCCTCGTACACGCTGCGCCCGACGCGCCGCACGCGCACCGACGAGGAGCTGACCCTCTGTGCCGCGAAGGGCGGCCTGATCGCGATCACCGCCGTGCCGAACTCGCTCAGAGACGACCCAGCGCAGGACATCGGCTGCGTCCTCGACCACTACGACTACATGGTGCGGCTGGTCGGCGTCGAGCATGTGGGGATCGGCACCGACACATTGATCGGCGACCACGTCGGCTACCACCGCGTGATGATGGGCCGCAGCGGCCCGGACGCCTTCCCCACGCCCTACCTGAATGGCCTCGAATCGCCCGCCGACGGCTCGAACATCGTGCGCGGCCTGATCGCCCGTGGCTATGATGACGCCCAGGTCCGCGCCATCGCCGGCGGCAACGCGCTGAGCTATTTCCGCCGCGTGTGGAAGTGA
- a CDS encoding carboxymuconolactone decarboxylase family protein has protein sequence MPRVPAITAKEQLPEAQRPIFAAIAESRGAVGGPFPVLLNSPEVAGRVAHLGTYLRFESELSGVQRELAIITTAREWNCALEWGGHVQLARREGVREQAIDAVGRRAPLAGLTDEERLIVGYARELVGTRRVGADTFAAAHKALGDRGVTDLTATIGYYGMLACALNAFEVEPPAGAPPLP, from the coding sequence ATGCCGCGAGTGCCGGCCATCACCGCCAAAGAGCAACTGCCGGAGGCGCAGCGCCCCATCTTCGCTGCGATCGCGGAGAGCCGCGGCGCCGTCGGCGGGCCGTTTCCCGTGCTGCTCAACAGCCCCGAGGTCGCCGGCCGGGTTGCCCACCTCGGCACCTACCTGCGCTTCGAATCGGAGCTGTCCGGCGTGCAGCGCGAGCTGGCGATCATCACTACGGCGCGGGAATGGAACTGCGCCCTGGAATGGGGCGGCCACGTTCAGCTCGCCCGCCGCGAAGGGGTGCGCGAGCAGGCGATCGACGCCGTCGGCCGCCGCGCCCCGCTCGCCGGGCTGACGGACGAGGAACGGCTGATCGTCGGCTACGCGCGCGAGCTGGTCGGCACGCGGCGCGTCGGCGCGGACACCTTCGCCGCCGCGCACAAGGCGCTGGGAGACCGTGGTGTGACCGACCTGACCGCCACGATCGGCTACTACGGCATGCTCGCCTGCGCCCTCAACGCCTTCGAGGTCGAGCCGCCGGCAGGCGCACCGCCGCTGCCGTAG